One region of Balaenoptera ricei isolate mBalRic1 chromosome 5, mBalRic1.hap2, whole genome shotgun sequence genomic DNA includes:
- the LOC132366728 gene encoding metallothionein-1E-like — translation MGFTKLDAPHWTSELASPRALDLGPHFSSRDPKCSCPTGGSCSCAGSCTCKACRCTSCKKSCCSCCPVGCAKCAQGCVCKGASDKCSCFA, via the exons atgggcttca caaaacttgatgCCCCCCACTGGACCAGTGAACTGGCTTCGCCCCGTGCTTTGGACCTCGGGCCTCACTTCTCCTCCAGGGACCCCAAGTGCTCCTGCCCCACTGGCGGCTCCTGCAGCTGCGCTGGCTCCTGCACCTGCAAAGCCTGCAGATGCACCTCCTGCAAGAAGagctgctgctcctgctgccccgTGGGCTGCGCCAAGTGTGCCCAGGGCTGCGTCTGCAAAGGGGCCTCGGACAAGTGCAGCTGCTTTGCCTGA